In Phacochoerus africanus isolate WHEZ1 chromosome 1, ROS_Pafr_v1, whole genome shotgun sequence, the following are encoded in one genomic region:
- the LOC125113413 gene encoding olfactory receptor 5H8-like, whose translation METKNATELTEFVLTGLKYQSEWQIPLFLLFLMIYLITLIGNIGLIALICNDPHLHIPMYLFLGNLAFVDTWLSSTVTPNMLVNFFSKSKMISLSECKIQFFSFAICVTTECLLLATMAYDRYVAICKPLLYPVIMTNRLCIQLLILSFLGGLFHAILHNTFLFRLTFCDSIIIHHFYCDIIPLFKISCTDPSINYMMVFIFAGIIQAFTISIVLVSYTSVLFTILKNRSLQGIKKAFSTCGAHLLSVSLYYGPLLFMYVLPGSAQENDQDMMDSLFYTVIIPFLNPIIYSLRNKKVVDSLTRMLKRSA comes from the coding sequence ATGGAAACAAAAAATGCAACAGAACTGACAGAGTTTGTTCTCACGGGACTTAAGTATCAGTCAGAGTGGCAAATCCCCCTGTTCCTGCTCTTCTTGATGATATACCTCATCACTCTCATTGGAAACATTGGTCTGATTGCTCTCATCTGCAATGACCCTCACCTTCATATTCCCATGTACTTATTCCTTGGGAACTTGGCCTTTGTGGATACTTGGTTATCATCCACAGTGACCCCCAACATGCTGGTCAATTTCTTTTCCAAGAGTAAAATGATCTCCCTTTCTGAATGtaagatacaatttttttcctttgcaatctGTGTAACCACAGAATGTCTTCTGTTGGCAACTATGGCatatgatcgctatgtggccataTGCAAACCATTACTGTATCCAGTGATTATGACCAATAGACTATGTATCCAGctgttaattttatcttttttaggtgGCCTTTTCCATGCCATACTTCATAATACTTTTTTATTCAGATTAACCTTTTGTGATTCTATCATCATACATCACTTTTACTGTGACATTATACCACTGTTTAAGATTTCCTGTACTGACCCTTCCATTAACTATATGATGGTATTCATCTTTGCTGGGATAATCCAGGCATTCACTATTTCCATTGTTCTTGTCTCCTATACATCTGTTCTCTTTACAATCTTAAAAAATAGGTCTCTACAAGGCATAAagaaagccttctccacctgtggaGCCCACCTCCTATCTGTCTCTTTATACTATGGGCCTCTTCTTTTCATGTATGTGCTGCCTGGATCTGCACAAGAAAATGATCAAGATATGATGGACTCTCTATTTTACACTGTCATAATTCCTTTCTTAAATCCAATTATCTATAGCCTGAGAAACAAGAAAGTTGTAGATTCACTGACAAGAATGTTAAAGAGAAGTGCTTAG